From Streptomyces sp. TLI_235, a single genomic window includes:
- a CDS encoding putative membrane protein YccC, protein MPWSVALRETAKAGLVPARELSDPRRAVRGALAVALVVFPVLAVAGTGPATSAAMGGFIAGTATFQRTFRPRASIAVGAGLGLGISTFLGYAAVGVPGAFPVLLAVWSFAAGMIWAVGPTGGTVAATTISVMLVVVQLPVSLITALGHGLLCALGGAVQALVTLLWPVDRWRGHRDALADTYAELGDYARRLRYDPVAGIDPEPFMTARRAGALTKWQARHRPPEMRGLRAVAEHIRPTLAALADPAVGAPADGPGRDLAREILAAAAEFLDAVAAAVRAGEAVRPPSTTPALTLAEAAESPELTGAARRAAKRLASQLSKAAGALDRQDRSVVQTAPQLRRPSLVKIVPVGFQTVRRQLQPRSAVFQHAVRMSGVVTLSYLAARPLGLHHGYWAPLTAAMVMRPDFAQTFSRGVARLAGTVAGVVVTTVVVQLLHPGAWLSTALAVVCICGAYLTIRTGYAFTTACVSSYVVFLLGLQADPLETAVERVLLTLLGGAIALGAYALFPTWQTARLAERLAEWIAAAGRYGAAVLEAYGDPAGRDDRGVRDALLDSREARAELLEAIERADAEPVKHADRLPEISRKQLDKARTAVGLLARSAVLMEAHLPGRDSPPVPGAADFAEELKYATAIAAAGVLIGETVDFSGLREAYARWDGYPVGSAIPGYEDRTAVARAGAKMMLQALGDLEKAVRPRRVPSGT, encoded by the coding sequence ATGCCCTGGTCCGTCGCACTTCGGGAGACCGCGAAGGCCGGACTGGTACCGGCCCGTGAACTCTCGGACCCGCGGCGGGCCGTGCGCGGGGCACTCGCCGTCGCCCTGGTCGTCTTCCCGGTCCTGGCGGTGGCCGGCACCGGCCCGGCCACCTCCGCCGCGATGGGCGGCTTCATCGCCGGTACCGCGACCTTCCAGCGGACCTTCCGCCCGCGCGCCTCGATCGCCGTCGGCGCCGGCCTCGGCCTCGGCATCAGCACCTTCCTCGGCTACGCCGCCGTCGGCGTCCCCGGTGCCTTCCCGGTGCTGCTCGCCGTCTGGTCCTTCGCCGCCGGGATGATCTGGGCCGTCGGCCCGACCGGCGGCACCGTCGCCGCCACCACCATCTCCGTGATGCTGGTCGTCGTCCAACTGCCCGTCAGCCTGATCACCGCGCTCGGCCACGGCCTGCTCTGCGCGCTCGGCGGCGCCGTCCAGGCCCTGGTCACCCTGCTCTGGCCGGTCGACCGCTGGCGCGGCCACCGAGACGCCCTCGCCGACACCTACGCCGAACTCGGCGACTACGCCCGCCGGCTGCGCTACGACCCGGTCGCCGGCATCGACCCCGAGCCCTTCATGACCGCCCGCCGGGCCGGCGCCCTGACGAAATGGCAGGCCCGGCACCGCCCGCCCGAGATGCGCGGCCTGCGGGCCGTCGCCGAGCACATCAGGCCCACCCTCGCCGCCCTCGCCGACCCGGCGGTCGGCGCCCCCGCCGACGGGCCCGGACGCGACCTGGCCCGCGAGATCCTCGCCGCCGCGGCCGAGTTCCTGGACGCCGTCGCCGCCGCCGTCCGGGCCGGCGAGGCCGTCCGGCCGCCGAGCACCACCCCCGCGCTCACCCTCGCCGAGGCCGCCGAGAGCCCCGAGCTGACCGGTGCCGCCCGCCGCGCCGCCAAACGGCTCGCCTCCCAGCTCTCCAAGGCGGCCGGCGCGCTCGACCGGCAGGACCGCTCCGTCGTCCAGACCGCCCCGCAGCTGCGCCGCCCCTCGCTGGTGAAGATCGTGCCGGTCGGCTTCCAGACCGTCCGGCGTCAGCTGCAGCCGCGCTCCGCGGTCTTCCAGCACGCCGTCCGGATGTCCGGCGTGGTCACCCTCTCCTACCTGGCGGCCCGCCCGCTGGGGCTGCACCACGGCTACTGGGCCCCGCTGACCGCCGCCATGGTGATGCGCCCCGACTTCGCGCAGACCTTCAGCCGCGGGGTGGCCCGGCTCGCCGGCACCGTCGCCGGGGTGGTCGTCACCACCGTGGTCGTCCAGCTGCTGCACCCGGGCGCCTGGCTCTCCACCGCCCTCGCCGTGGTGTGCATCTGCGGCGCCTATCTGACCATCCGCACCGGCTACGCGTTCACCACCGCCTGCGTCTCCTCCTACGTGGTGTTCCTGCTCGGCCTGCAGGCCGACCCGCTGGAGACCGCGGTGGAGCGCGTCCTGCTCACCCTGCTCGGCGGCGCCATCGCCCTCGGCGCCTACGCGCTCTTCCCGACCTGGCAGACCGCGCGGCTCGCCGAACGGCTCGCCGAGTGGATCGCCGCGGCCGGCCGCTACGGGGCGGCCGTGCTCGAGGCGTACGGCGACCCGGCGGGCCGCGACGACCGCGGGGTGCGGGACGCGCTGCTCGACTCCCGGGAGGCCCGCGCCGAGCTGCTGGAGGCGATCGAACGGGCCGACGCCGAGCCCGTGAAGCACGCCGACCGGTTGCCCGAGATCAGCCGCAAGCAGCTCGACAAGGCCCGCACCGCGGTCGGACTCCTCGCCCGCAGCGCGGTCCTGATGGAGGCCCACCTGCCCGGCCGCGACAGCCCGCCCGTCCCGGGCGCCGCCGACTTCGCCGAGGAGCTCAAGTACGCCACCGCGATCGCCGCGGCCGGCGTGCTGATCGGCGAGACGGTCGACTTCTCCGGGCTGCGCGAGGCCTACGCCCGCTGGGACGGTTATCCGGTGGGGTCGGCCATCCCCGGGTACGAGGACCGCACCGCGGTCGCCCGCGCGGGGGCCAAGATGATGCTGCAGGCGCTCGGCGACCTGGAGAAGGCCGTCCGGCCGCGCCGCGTACCCTCGGGGACGTGA
- a CDS encoding tRNA G18 (ribose-2'-O)-methylase SpoU, which yields MSDTGVPHAGEQYDDAFVTADDREIGVGPHPAPWPEGGHWDHELLAAGDRRNVVDRYRYWTREAIVADLDTRRHGFHVAVENWQHDFNIGSVVRTANAFLAAQVHIVGRRRWNRRGAMVTDRYQHVRHHDSVASLAAFAAAEGLPVIGIDNLPGAVPLETYELPERCVLLFGQEGPGLTPEAWEHASAVCSIAQFGSTRSINAGAAAAIAMHSWVRTHGAAVGRP from the coding sequence GTGAGCGACACCGGAGTGCCCCACGCGGGCGAGCAGTACGACGACGCCTTCGTGACCGCCGACGACCGCGAGATCGGCGTCGGCCCGCACCCCGCGCCGTGGCCCGAGGGTGGCCACTGGGACCACGAGCTGCTGGCCGCCGGCGACCGCCGCAACGTGGTGGACCGCTACCGGTACTGGACCCGCGAGGCGATCGTCGCAGACCTCGACACCCGGCGGCACGGCTTCCACGTCGCCGTGGAGAACTGGCAGCACGACTTCAACATCGGCTCCGTGGTGCGCACCGCCAACGCCTTCCTGGCCGCCCAGGTGCACATCGTCGGCCGGCGTCGCTGGAACCGGCGCGGTGCCATGGTGACCGACCGCTACCAGCACGTCCGTCACCACGACTCGGTCGCCTCGCTGGCCGCCTTCGCCGCGGCCGAGGGGCTGCCGGTGATCGGCATCGACAACCTGCCCGGGGCCGTCCCGCTGGAGACCTACGAGCTGCCGGAGCGCTGCGTGCTGCTCTTCGGGCAGGAGGGCCCCGGGCTGACCCCGGAGGCCTGGGAGCACGCCTCCGCGGTCTGCTCGATCGCCCAGTTCGGCTCCACCCGGTCGATCAACGCCGGGGCGGCCGCCGCCATCGCCATGCACTCCTGGGTCAGGACGCACGGCGCGGCGGTCGGCCGCCCCTGA
- a CDS encoding 2-polyprenyl-6-methoxyphenol hydroxylase-like FAD-dependent oxidoreductase, translating to MADRQIDSDVVVVGAGPTGLLLAGDLAAAGVRVTVLEKRGAESNLTRAFAVHARTLEQLDARGLADDLIATGTALSSLRLFGRLRVELGDLPSRFPFVLITPQSNTERLLQERALKAGAVIRRGAEVVGLRQDAAGVRLDVREDDGTAPHRAAYAVGTDGVHSTVRDLLGLPFPGTSVVDSVMLADARLEKAPEEVLTVGANEAGFAFVAPFGDGWYRVIAWDRHRSLPDAAPVDPAELTGLLRAVLGTDFGLHDIRWSSRFHSDERQVPTYRSGRVFLAGDAAHCHSPAGGQGMNTGLQDAANLGWKLAAAVQGWAPDALLDTYQTERHPVGKAVLRSSGALIRVALAQSLPARVAGGVLTAAADRLGPITRLGARTVSGLAVAYPPAGEAHPLAGRRIPDLRLAVDEPGGAPRLYEALRGGRAVLVSNDEQPAAEQWAGRVVTAAPADPHGKLRDTVLLVRPDGYAAWAAVDPSRSEVRAALAQWLGKPSRP from the coding sequence ATGGCTGACAGGCAGATCGACTCCGATGTCGTGGTCGTCGGCGCAGGGCCCACCGGGCTGCTGCTGGCCGGCGACCTGGCGGCGGCGGGGGTCCGGGTGACGGTGCTGGAGAAGCGCGGCGCCGAGTCCAACCTCACCCGGGCGTTCGCGGTGCACGCCCGGACCCTGGAGCAGCTGGACGCCCGGGGGCTGGCCGACGACCTGATCGCGACCGGCACGGCGCTGTCCTCGCTGCGGTTGTTCGGCCGGCTGCGGGTGGAGCTGGGCGACCTGCCGAGCCGCTTCCCGTTCGTGCTGATCACCCCGCAGTCGAACACCGAGCGGCTGCTGCAGGAGCGGGCGCTGAAGGCCGGCGCGGTGATCCGGCGGGGCGCCGAGGTGGTGGGGCTGCGGCAGGACGCCGCCGGGGTGCGCCTGGACGTCCGCGAGGACGACGGGACGGCCCCGCACCGGGCGGCCTACGCGGTCGGCACGGACGGCGTGCACAGCACCGTTCGCGACCTGCTGGGCCTGCCCTTCCCCGGCACCTCGGTGGTGGACTCGGTGATGCTGGCGGACGCTCGGCTGGAGAAGGCACCGGAGGAGGTGCTCACGGTCGGCGCGAACGAGGCCGGCTTCGCCTTCGTCGCGCCGTTCGGCGACGGCTGGTACCGGGTGATCGCCTGGGACCGGCACCGCAGCCTGCCCGACGCCGCCCCGGTCGACCCCGCCGAGCTCACCGGGCTGCTGCGCGCGGTGCTGGGCACGGACTTCGGCCTGCACGACATCCGCTGGTCCTCGCGGTTCCACAGCGACGAGCGCCAGGTGCCGACCTACCGCTCCGGCCGGGTGTTCCTGGCCGGCGACGCGGCGCACTGCCACTCGCCGGCCGGCGGGCAGGGCATGAACACCGGCCTGCAGGACGCCGCAAACCTGGGCTGGAAGCTGGCGGCCGCGGTGCAGGGCTGGGCCCCGGACGCGCTGCTGGACACGTACCAGACGGAGCGTCACCCGGTCGGGAAGGCCGTGCTGCGCAGCTCGGGCGCGCTGATCCGGGTGGCCCTGGCGCAGTCCCTGCCGGCCCGGGTGGCGGGCGGCGTGCTGACCGCTGCGGCGGACCGGCTCGGCCCGATCACCCGACTCGGCGCGCGGACGGTCTCCGGCCTGGCGGTGGCGTACCCGCCGGCGGGGGAGGCGCACCCGCTGGCCGGCCGGCGGATCCCGGACCTGCGGCTGGCGGTGGACGAGCCGGGCGGCGCGCCGCGGCTGTACGAGGCGCTGCGCGGCGGCCGGGCGGTGCTGGTCTCCAACGACGAGCAGCCGGCGGCCGAGCAGTGGGCCGGGCGGGTGGTCACGGCGGCGCCGGCCGATCCGCACGGCAAGCTGCGGGACACCGTGCTGCTGGTCCGGCCGGACGGCTACGCGGCCTGGGCGGCGGTCGACCCGAGCCGGTCCGAGGTCCGCGCGGCGCTGGCCCAGTGGCTGGGCAAGCCCTCCCGTCCGTAG
- a CDS encoding rhodanese-related sulfurtransferase — protein MSAESPVQWSEQERLLLEERVAAAELAWLTLDVDVATLRVEIDNFALVHHQLLGPLYARLDELDALIAEAVAVRTGDPEALRRAAEARSRVAEPDDPAAAGLAPEPPAAAKVRPDREAQRIYRDLARRAHPDLTTDPAEQERRSAFIARVNEAYAQGDAGALEELADEWSTAPETAPDPDSPDRPDWLLRRLEWLTARIGQLATEQVRLERTPMGELLLLAPQEPERLLEELAEQLLARASDRRTELERLLGDDVVPGPAPAGRHNGGEDPSPHSPGTDSQETPTMFAQALPTTDAASVPADAALLDVREQDEWDAGHVSGALHIPIGQVIARLDELPDGKLYVLCRVGGRSAQVVQYLVAQGRDAVNVDGGMFAWEAAGRPMVGTDGRDAFVL, from the coding sequence GTGAGCGCGGAGAGCCCCGTCCAGTGGAGCGAGCAGGAACGGCTGCTGCTGGAGGAACGGGTGGCCGCCGCCGAGCTGGCCTGGCTGACCCTCGACGTCGACGTCGCCACCCTCCGGGTGGAGATCGACAACTTCGCGCTGGTCCACCACCAGCTGCTCGGCCCGCTCTACGCCCGCCTCGACGAGCTGGACGCGCTGATCGCCGAGGCGGTCGCCGTCCGCACCGGCGACCCGGAGGCGCTGCGCCGCGCCGCCGAGGCCCGCAGCCGGGTCGCCGAGCCGGACGACCCGGCCGCCGCCGGCCTGGCCCCCGAGCCGCCGGCCGCCGCGAAGGTCCGCCCGGACCGCGAGGCCCAGCGGATCTACCGCGACCTCGCCCGCCGCGCCCACCCCGACCTGACCACCGACCCGGCCGAGCAGGAGCGCCGCTCCGCCTTCATCGCCCGGGTCAACGAGGCGTACGCGCAGGGCGACGCCGGTGCGCTGGAGGAGCTGGCCGACGAGTGGTCGACCGCCCCGGAGACCGCGCCCGACCCGGACTCCCCCGACCGGCCCGACTGGCTGCTGCGCCGCTTGGAGTGGCTGACCGCGCGGATCGGCCAGCTGGCCACCGAGCAGGTCAGGCTGGAGCGGACCCCGATGGGCGAGCTGCTGCTGCTCGCCCCGCAGGAGCCGGAGCGGCTGCTGGAGGAGCTCGCCGAGCAGCTCCTCGCCCGGGCCTCCGACCGGCGGACCGAGCTGGAGCGGCTGCTCGGCGACGACGTCGTGCCGGGGCCGGCGCCGGCCGGTCGGCACAATGGAGGGGAGGACCCCTCGCCGCACAGCCCCGGCACCGACTCCCAGGAGACCCCGACGATGTTCGCGCAAGCGCTGCCCACCACCGACGCCGCGTCCGTCCCGGCCGACGCCGCACTGCTCGACGTCCGTGAGCAGGACGAGTGGGACGCCGGCCACGTGTCCGGCGCGCTGCACATCCCGATCGGCCAGGTGATCGCCCGGCTGGACGAGCTGCCCGACGGGAAGCTGTACGTGCTCTGCCGGGTCGGCGGCCGCTCCGCCCAGGTCGTCCAGTACCTCGTCGCGCAGGGCCGCGACGCGGTGAACGTGGACGGCGGCATGTTCGCCTGGGAGGCCGCGGGCCGCCCGATGGTCGGGACCGACGGCCGGGACGCGTTCGTCCTCTGA
- a CDS encoding vitamin K-dependent gamma-carboxylase-like protein has translation MSGTDTALPVDDGAARTEPAPPPSRFERFFDAFTGTVFGRHQAAVVRIGFGLAWLGFLLREWPNRRVLYGDRSPWSAGLSDSLLSATHAFTVLSWSDGRLWFETVYHLAIAAAVLMVLGWRTRASAVLFAVTVLSLQNRNVLVGDGGDNVVHLMAMYLVLVRSGLVWSLDARRRAGRPAAAPTGELRAVRDALVTMLHNCGMLIIAVQVVLIYATAGWYKVQGSRWQDGTALHYPLRLDYFTPWPELSALLGSSLLITFALSYGTVIVQVAFPFTLFNRRLKNVLLALMIAEHSAIALVLGLPFFSLAMIAADAVFLPTGFLLRLGALARRGAGRLRADVRLPAARPPAP, from the coding sequence GTGAGCGGGACCGACACCGCCCTCCCGGTGGACGACGGCGCGGCGCGCACCGAGCCCGCCCCGCCGCCCAGCCGCTTCGAGCGGTTCTTCGACGCCTTCACCGGCACCGTGTTCGGCCGCCACCAGGCGGCGGTGGTCCGGATCGGCTTCGGTCTCGCCTGGCTCGGCTTCCTGCTCCGCGAGTGGCCGAACCGGCGGGTGCTGTACGGCGACCGCTCCCCGTGGTCCGCCGGGCTCTCCGACTCGCTGCTCTCCGCCACCCACGCCTTCACCGTGCTCTCCTGGTCGGACGGCCGGCTGTGGTTCGAGACCGTCTACCACCTGGCGATCGCCGCCGCCGTGCTGATGGTGCTCGGCTGGCGCACCCGGGCGAGCGCCGTGCTGTTCGCCGTCACCGTGCTCTCCCTGCAGAACCGCAACGTGCTGGTCGGCGACGGCGGCGACAACGTGGTGCACCTGATGGCGATGTACCTGGTGCTCGTCCGCTCCGGGCTGGTGTGGTCGCTGGACGCCCGGCGCAGGGCCGGCCGGCCCGCCGCGGCCCCCACCGGGGAACTCCGGGCCGTCCGCGACGCGCTCGTCACCATGCTGCACAACTGCGGCATGCTGATCATCGCCGTCCAGGTGGTGCTGATCTACGCCACCGCCGGCTGGTACAAGGTGCAGGGCTCCCGCTGGCAGGACGGCACCGCCCTGCACTACCCGCTCCGCCTCGACTACTTCACCCCGTGGCCGGAGCTGTCGGCGCTGCTCGGCTCCAGCCTGCTGATCACCTTCGCGCTCAGCTACGGCACGGTGATCGTCCAGGTCGCCTTCCCGTTCACGCTGTTCAACCGGCGCCTGAAGAACGTCCTGCTGGCGCTGATGATCGCCGAGCACTCCGCGATCGCGCTCGTGCTGGGCCTGCCGTTCTTCTCACTGGCGATGATCGCCGCCGACGCGGTCTTCCTGCCCACCGGCTTCCTGCTGCGGCTGGGCGCCCTCGCCCGCCGGGGTGCGGGGCGGCTCCGGGCTGACGTACGCCTCCCGGCCGCGCGGCCGCCGGCGCCCTAG
- a CDS encoding putative RNA-binding Zn ribbon-like protein, whose amino-acid sequence MADPRDPRPLIGEPLALDLLNTRWRDAGQQDLLADLDGYRIWLSSAGLADRCPADEASLAAVGAARGALDLLVDDPGSAAGTAALNAVLAHGALRHSLTEDGPAETAETDTPQQLAAWLAADDYLSLLRRGAHRIKRCAHPACILHFFDTSQNGRRRWCSMAVCGNRSKAARHYERTTRAESAAR is encoded by the coding sequence ATGGCTGACCCCCGCGACCCGCGACCGCTGATCGGCGAACCCCTCGCCCTCGATCTGCTGAACACCCGCTGGCGCGACGCCGGGCAGCAGGACCTCCTCGCCGACCTCGACGGCTACCGCATCTGGCTCTCCTCGGCCGGCCTCGCCGACCGCTGCCCCGCCGACGAGGCCTCGCTGGCCGCCGTCGGGGCCGCCCGCGGCGCCCTCGACCTGCTGGTCGACGACCCCGGCTCCGCCGCGGGCACCGCCGCGCTCAACGCCGTCCTCGCGCACGGCGCCCTCCGCCACAGCCTCACCGAGGACGGCCCCGCCGAGACCGCGGAGACCGACACCCCGCAGCAGCTGGCCGCCTGGCTCGCCGCCGACGACTACCTCTCACTGCTGCGCCGCGGCGCCCACCGCATCAAGCGCTGCGCACACCCCGCGTGCATTCTGCACTTTTTCGACACATCGCAGAACGGGCGCCGCCGATGGTGCTCCATGGCGGTCTGCGGAAACCGCTCGAAAGCCGCCCGCCATTACGAGCGGACCACCCGGGCGGAATCCGCCGCACGCTGA
- a CDS encoding kumamolisin, giving the protein MRPRSLALSAAIAVLPLTVASLGVSTAQAAPTPQAASRVALPNTVTPAVARSQKQGDLPADRALSVSVNLKLRNTADLDRFLKAVSTPGTPEYGHYLTPAQFTALYGPTEADVAKVRAFLTGQGLTVDSVSANRQVVNVRGTAAQIAKAFGTHESSYRDPQQGGRTFYANDAAATVPAELAGTVEGVSGLDNHTVRTSRAVKPSAAAPHAAPSGLSPAQYDGAYRLDKVGADGTGVTVALWEFDGYSSSNLRTYDSQYGLSGPAVSTVSVDGANYDSAPGDGQGEVELDSEIVRGVAPKATQLVYEAPNSDQGEIDMAAKIVADNRVSVISISWGSCEPDTTASSMTAVNNSFKQAAAQGISIFSASGDDGSRDCTRSTSGSSVKAVDFPASSPYNTGVGGTNLKVSGTAYSSESAWSTAGGGVSTQFAKPSWQTGTGVTGTMRTVPDIASNADPASGFAIYTTGGWQVYGGTSAAAPLWSGYTALYNQKAKAAGQAVLGEANPKLYSLANSSSYGSVLHDVTTGKNQDFSTKAGYDQVTGWGTPIADSLTTSLLGGGTTPPPTGGCTSAQLLGNAGFETGTASPWTASSGVVDNSTSEAAHSGSWKAWMNGYGSAHTDSLSQTVSVPAGCKATFTFWLHVDTAETGSTAYDKLTVTAGSTTLATYSNANAASGFVQKSFDLSAFAGQTVTLKFSGTEDSSLQTSFVVDDTALAVS; this is encoded by the coding sequence GTGCGACCCCGCTCGCTCGCTCTTTCCGCGGCCATAGCCGTCCTGCCCCTGACCGTGGCCTCGCTGGGCGTCTCCACCGCCCAGGCCGCGCCGACCCCGCAGGCCGCCTCCCGGGTGGCCCTGCCGAACACCGTGACCCCGGCGGTGGCCCGCTCGCAGAAGCAGGGCGACCTGCCCGCCGACCGGGCGCTGTCCGTGTCGGTCAACCTGAAGCTGCGCAACACCGCCGACCTCGACCGCTTCCTGAAGGCGGTCAGTACGCCCGGAACGCCGGAGTACGGCCACTACCTGACGCCGGCGCAGTTCACCGCGCTGTACGGGCCGACCGAGGCGGACGTGGCGAAGGTCCGTGCCTTCCTCACCGGCCAGGGCCTGACGGTCGATTCGGTGAGCGCCAACCGCCAGGTGGTGAACGTGCGCGGCACCGCGGCGCAGATCGCCAAGGCCTTCGGCACCCACGAGAGCTCGTACCGCGACCCGCAGCAGGGCGGGCGCACCTTCTACGCCAACGACGCCGCGGCCACCGTCCCGGCCGAGCTGGCCGGCACCGTCGAGGGCGTCTCCGGCCTCGACAACCACACCGTGCGCACCTCGCGGGCGGTCAAGCCGAGTGCGGCGGCTCCGCACGCGGCGCCGAGCGGACTCTCCCCGGCGCAGTACGACGGCGCGTACCGGCTGGACAAGGTCGGCGCCGACGGCACCGGAGTGACGGTGGCGCTCTGGGAGTTCGACGGCTACAGCTCGTCCAACCTCCGCACCTACGACAGCCAGTACGGCCTGAGCGGCCCGGCGGTGTCGACCGTCTCGGTGGACGGCGCCAACTACGACTCCGCGCCGGGCGACGGCCAGGGCGAGGTCGAGCTGGACAGCGAGATCGTCCGCGGTGTCGCCCCCAAGGCGACCCAGCTGGTCTACGAGGCCCCGAACAGCGACCAGGGCGAGATCGACATGGCCGCCAAGATCGTGGCGGACAACCGGGTGTCGGTCATCTCGATCTCCTGGGGCTCCTGCGAGCCGGACACCACCGCGTCCTCGATGACGGCGGTGAACAACTCCTTCAAGCAGGCCGCCGCCCAGGGCATCTCGATCTTCTCGGCCTCCGGCGACGACGGCTCCCGCGACTGCACCCGCTCGACCAGCGGCTCCTCCGTCAAGGCGGTCGACTTCCCGGCGTCCAGCCCGTACAACACCGGCGTCGGCGGCACCAACCTCAAGGTGAGCGGCACCGCGTACTCCTCGGAGAGCGCGTGGAGCACCGCGGGCGGCGGCGTCTCGACCCAGTTCGCCAAGCCGAGCTGGCAGACCGGCACCGGTGTCACCGGCACCATGCGCACCGTCCCGGACATCGCCTCCAACGCCGACCCGGCGAGCGGCTTCGCGATCTACACCACCGGTGGCTGGCAGGTCTACGGCGGCACCTCCGCCGCGGCCCCGCTGTGGTCCGGCTACACCGCGCTGTACAACCAGAAGGCCAAGGCGGCCGGCCAGGCGGTGCTCGGCGAGGCCAACCCCAAGCTCTACTCGCTGGCGAACTCGAGCAGCTACGGCAGCGTGCTGCACGACGTCACCACCGGCAAGAACCAGGACTTCTCCACCAAGGCCGGCTACGACCAGGTCACCGGCTGGGGCACCCCGATCGCCGACTCGCTGACCACCTCGCTGCTCGGCGGCGGCACCACCCCGCCGCCCACCGGCGGCTGCACCTCGGCCCAGCTGCTCGGCAACGCCGGCTTCGAGACGGGCACCGCCTCGCCGTGGACGGCCTCCTCGGGCGTCGTCGACAACAGCACCTCCGAGGCCGCGCACTCCGGCTCCTGGAAGGCGTGGATGAACGGCTACGGCTCCGCCCACACCGACTCGCTCTCGCAGACGGTGTCCGTCCCGGCGGGCTGCAAGGCGACCTTCACCTTCTGGCTGCACGTGGACACCGCCGAGACCGGCAGCACCGCGTACGACAAGCTGACCGTCACGGCCGGCTCCACCACGCTGGCGACCTACTCCAACGCCAACGCCGCGAGCGGCTTCGTGCAGAAGTCCTTCGACCTGTCGGCCTTCGCCGGGCAGACCGTGACGCTGAAGTTCAGCGGCACCGAGGACTCCTCGCTGCAGACCAGCTTCGTCGTGGACGACACCGCGCTCGCCGTCTCCTGA
- a CDS encoding glyoxalase/bleomycin resistance protein/dioxygenase superfamily protein, with translation MSTAALAPRTLQTGHVGLNVTDLDRSVAFYRRLLGLDVAAESGEEGRRYALLGRDGTLVLTLWEQSTGSFAPGSPGLHHLSFRVDTVEEVRAAEAVLKELGAAFAHEGVVPHGEGADSGGVFFTDPDGIRLEIFTLTGVAETDATTPDATAPTCGFF, from the coding sequence GTGTCCACCGCCGCCCTTGCCCCGCGCACCCTGCAGACCGGCCACGTCGGGCTCAACGTCACCGATCTGGACCGCTCGGTCGCCTTCTACCGACGCCTGCTCGGCCTCGACGTGGCCGCCGAGAGCGGCGAGGAAGGCCGCCGCTACGCCCTGCTCGGCCGGGACGGCACCCTGGTGCTCACCCTCTGGGAGCAGAGCACCGGCAGCTTCGCCCCGGGCTCCCCCGGCCTGCACCACCTCTCCTTCCGGGTGGACACCGTCGAGGAGGTCCGGGCCGCCGAGGCCGTCCTCAAGGAGCTCGGCGCCGCGTTCGCCCACGAGGGGGTCGTGCCGCACGGCGAGGGCGCCGACTCGGGCGGCGTCTTCTTCACCGACCCGGACGGCATCCGGCTGGAGATCTTCACCCTCACCGGGGTGGCCGAAACCGATGCCACCACCCCCGACGCCACCGCCCCCACCTGCGGATTCTTCTAG